Proteins encoded together in one Papaver somniferum cultivar HN1 unplaced genomic scaffold, ASM357369v1 unplaced-scaffold_21, whole genome shotgun sequence window:
- the LOC113340123 gene encoding UDP-glycosyltransferase 91C1-like has product MEIKENQHHIMLFPWLAFGHVIPFLELSKSLASKGCEATVDLKDEEKTQYLKKAYDELQAPVELLLIRFKPDLIIYDLINCWIPDVGTKINIPTAFFSVYSTPMLAYAGPPSEDKESNSNHRRTPQDFVQVPGWISFASTVSYRLHEAIIMSKHINNPDITGLSTSQRHAKAVRGCNFILARSCIEFGGDYLNLLGDFYQKPVIPIGLLPPPAQSLATKASDNSAKSSDSEI; this is encoded by the exons atggagATTAAAGAAAATCAACACCACATAATGTTGTTTCCATGGTTAGCATTCGGTCATGTTATACCATTTCTAGAGTTGTCTAAGAGTTTAGCTTCAAAAG GTTGTGAAGCAACTGTTGATTTAAAAGATGAAGAGAAAACTCAGTATCTTAAGAAAGCGTATGATGAATTACAAGCGCCAGTGGAACTGCTTTTAATCCGGTTCAAACCAGATTTGATAATATATGATCTTATCAATTGCTGGATACCTGACGTAGGAACTAAAATTAATATTCCTACTGCTTTTTTCAGTGTGTATTCAACCCCAATGCTTGCCTATGCTGGACCACCATCGGAAGACAAAGAATCAAATAGCAATCACCGACGAACCCCTCAGGATTTTGTGCAAGTACCGGGATGGATTTCTTTTGCTTCGACTGTTTCATATCGACTCCATGAAGCTATTATTATGAGCAAACATATTAACAATCCAGACATAACTGGACTGTCCACAAGTCAAAGACATGCAAAAGCTGTGCGAGGTTGTAACTTCATTTTAGCAAGAAGCTGTATAGAATTTGGTGGAGACTATTTGAATCTACTCGGAGATTTCTACCAGAAACCTGTTATTCCAATTGGTTTGCTACCACCTCCTGCACAGAGTTTGGCGACGAAGGCTTCTGATAATTCAGCTAAGAGTTCTGATTCTGAAATATGA